The following proteins come from a genomic window of Polaribacter dokdonensis:
- the glmM gene encoding phosphoglucosamine mutase — protein sequence MTLIKSISGIRGTIGGKTADNLTPIDAVKFASAYGAFIKKRNPNKQKLTVVVGRDARISGKMISSLVANTLVGLGINVVDLGLSTTPTVEVAVPLENADGGIILTASHNPKQWNALKLLNEKGEFLNGEDGEQILALAESEDFEFAEVDDLGEYTKNNTYLHKHIQEVLNLELVDADAIRKANFKVVVDGVNSTGGLFIPALLKELNVECVELYCTPNGHFPHNPEPLKEHLTDISELVVKEKADFGIVVDPDVDRLAIVSEDGSMFGEEYTLVACADYVLGRLKGGNTVSNLSSSRALRDITEKHGGTYTASAVGEVNVVIKMKETNTVIGGEGNGGIIYPESHYGRDSLVGVALFLSHLAHQKVSCKTLRDSYPSYFMSKNKIQLTPAIDVDNILESMAAKYANEDVNTIDGVKIDFAEEWIHLRKSNTEPIIRIYTEAKSQAAADALAERFIAEIKELIA from the coding sequence ATGACACTAATAAAATCAATATCAGGAATAAGAGGAACAATTGGGGGTAAAACTGCAGATAATTTAACGCCTATAGACGCAGTAAAATTTGCATCAGCTTATGGAGCTTTCATTAAAAAAAGAAATCCAAACAAACAAAAATTAACAGTTGTTGTGGGTAGAGATGCTCGTATTTCTGGTAAAATGATTTCTAGTTTAGTGGCTAACACTTTAGTTGGTTTGGGTATAAATGTCGTAGATTTAGGATTATCTACAACACCAACTGTAGAAGTTGCTGTGCCTTTAGAAAATGCAGATGGAGGTATTATTTTAACAGCATCTCACAATCCTAAACAATGGAATGCACTTAAATTGTTGAATGAAAAAGGTGAATTTTTAAATGGTGAAGATGGAGAGCAGATTTTAGCTTTAGCAGAAAGTGAAGATTTTGAATTTGCAGAAGTAGATGATTTAGGAGAATACACAAAAAATAATACTTATTTACACAAGCATATTCAAGAAGTTTTAAATCTAGAATTGGTAGATGCAGATGCTATTAGAAAAGCCAATTTTAAAGTAGTTGTAGATGGTGTTAATTCAACAGGAGGTTTATTTATACCAGCATTATTAAAAGAATTAAATGTAGAGTGTGTAGAATTATATTGTACACCAAATGGACATTTTCCTCACAATCCAGAACCTTTAAAAGAACACTTAACAGATATTTCTGAATTAGTAGTTAAAGAAAAAGCTGATTTTGGTATTGTTGTAGATCCAGATGTAGATAGACTTGCAATAGTTTCTGAAGATGGTTCTATGTTTGGTGAAGAATATACATTAGTTGCCTGTGCAGATTACGTTTTAGGTAGATTAAAAGGTGGTAATACAGTTTCTAATTTATCTTCATCTAGAGCTTTAAGAGATATTACAGAAAAGCATGGAGGAACTTATACAGCCTCTGCAGTAGGTGAAGTAAATGTGGTGATTAAAATGAAAGAAACCAATACTGTAATTGGTGGAGAAGGAAATGGAGGTATTATTTATCCTGAATCTCATTATGGACGTGATTCATTAGTTGGTGTTGCCTTATTTTTATCACATTTAGCGCATCAAAAAGTATCTTGTAAAACGTTAAGAGATTCTTACCCAAGTTACTTTATGAGTAAAAATAAAATACAATTAACGCCTGCAATAGATGTTGATAATATTTTAGAATCAATGGCTGCAAAATATGCCAATGAAGATGTAAACACAATAGATGGTGTAAAAATTGATTTTGCTGAAGAGTGGATTCACTTAAGAAAATCTAATACAGAACCAATTATCAGAATTTATACAGAAGCAAAATCACAAGCAGCAGCAGACGCTTTAGCAGAAAGATTTATAGCAGAAATTAAAGAATTAATTGCGTAA
- the porQ gene encoding type IX secretion system protein PorQ, producing MKKYFVKYLLLLLTIPCIAQVGGEGVYQFLNLSTSARQIALGGEVLTLTDNVNQVMWNPAVINDELDNNVSLNYSSYLSGINIGSVSYARLISRRVGTVHGSISYLDYGSIVGADEQGNETGDFNANDISISIGYAVNLPWTNFYFGTNLKFINSNIDNFTSTGIAGDIGVFYFSPYKPYSFTLVARNFGTQIKTYSGTRETLPFKVAFGASYKLNYVPLKWYVTIDNLQKWDVSVPNPSEQSTDLEGNTSSEEIGFLNNALRHFVVGAELFPESAINVRVGYNFRRAAELKLQEVRTFGGISFGFGIKMNKFKFNYAYSKFHSASNASTFSLQIDLDNR from the coding sequence ATGAAAAAATATTTTGTAAAGTACTTATTGCTATTATTAACTATACCATGTATTGCTCAGGTTGGAGGTGAAGGGGTTTATCAGTTTCTTAATTTGTCTACCTCTGCACGACAAATTGCTTTAGGTGGTGAGGTGTTAACATTAACAGACAATGTTAATCAGGTAATGTGGAATCCTGCTGTGATTAATGATGAGTTGGATAATAATGTATCCTTAAATTACTCTAGTTATTTGTCAGGAATAAATATTGGTTCTGTTTCATATGCAAGGTTAATTTCAAGACGTGTTGGTACAGTTCATGGAAGTATTAGTTATTTGGACTATGGATCTATTGTAGGTGCTGATGAGCAAGGAAATGAAACTGGTGATTTTAATGCTAATGATATATCAATTTCTATTGGGTATGCAGTAAATTTGCCTTGGACTAATTTTTATTTCGGAACTAATTTAAAATTTATTAATTCTAATATAGATAATTTTACTTCAACAGGTATAGCAGGAGATATTGGTGTATTTTACTTTAGCCCCTATAAGCCTTATTCTTTTACATTGGTGGCAAGAAATTTTGGAACACAAATTAAGACTTATAGTGGAACTAGGGAAACTCTGCCTTTTAAAGTTGCCTTTGGAGCTTCTTATAAACTTAATTATGTGCCTCTAAAGTGGTATGTAACCATAGATAATTTGCAAAAATGGGATGTTTCTGTTCCTAATCCTTCAGAGCAAAGTACAGATTTGGAGGGTAATACATCTTCTGAAGAGATTGGCTTTTTAAATAATGCATTAAGACATTTTGTTGTAGGAGCTGAACTTTTTCCAGAAAGTGCTATTAATGTGAGAGTTGGTTATAATTTTAGAAGAGCTGCAGAATTGAAGTTACAGGAAGTAAGAACATTTGGTGGAATATCATTTGGTTTTGGAATAAAAATGAATAAATTTAAATTTAATTATGCCTATTCTAAATTTCATTCAGCATCAAATGCAAGCACATTTAGTTTACAAATTGATTTAGATAACAGATAA
- a CDS encoding lysophospholipid acyltransferase family protein — MNAIVFYLTYPLLWLISKLPMAILYLISDFFYVILYYLIGYRKDVILQNISYAFPNKTDEEKAQIAKKFYRHFTDIILESVKSFTISEKEIKKRYTYRNPELVNKYVEEGRSIALVGAHLSNWEWSFSLPLVINTNVFGAYNKLRNETFETTLKESREKFGVKGETTANFMKLMKKNFEEKVKGAYILLSDQSPHVEKTFYWCEFFGIKVPVHTGAEMLAKKYNLAVINYKSKKIKRGYYETEFELIAENPNEFEDYKITEKFLEITEKNIHKQPENYLWSHKRFKHKDRFEEWKKLQESRLKTKN, encoded by the coding sequence ATGAATGCAATTGTTTTCTATTTAACCTATCCTCTACTTTGGTTAATTTCAAAATTACCAATGGCAATTTTGTACTTAATTTCAGACTTTTTTTATGTAATTTTATACTACTTAATTGGTTATAGAAAAGATGTTATTTTACAAAATATATCTTACGCTTTTCCTAATAAAACTGATGAGGAAAAAGCTCAAATCGCAAAGAAATTTTACAGACATTTTACAGACATCATTTTAGAAAGTGTAAAGTCTTTTACCATCTCTGAAAAGGAGATAAAAAAAAGGTATACTTATAGAAACCCAGAGTTGGTTAACAAATATGTAGAAGAAGGCAGAAGCATAGCACTAGTTGGGGCTCACTTATCAAATTGGGAGTGGTCATTTAGTCTTCCATTAGTAATTAATACTAACGTTTTTGGAGCCTACAACAAACTAAGAAATGAAACTTTTGAAACCACTTTAAAAGAAAGTAGAGAAAAGTTTGGTGTTAAAGGTGAAACTACAGCAAATTTCATGAAGTTGATGAAAAAGAACTTTGAAGAAAAAGTTAAAGGTGCTTATATATTGCTAAGTGATCAATCTCCTCATGTAGAAAAAACCTTCTATTGGTGTGAGTTTTTTGGAATAAAAGTACCTGTACATACAGGTGCAGAAATGCTAGCTAAAAAATATAATTTGGCAGTTATCAATTATAAATCTAAAAAAATTAAAAGAGGTTATTATGAGACTGAATTTGAGCTAATTGCAGAAAACCCAAATGAGTTTGAAGACTATAAAATAACTGAAAAATTCTTAGAAATTACGGAGAAAAATATACACAAACAGCCAGAAAATTACCTTTGGTCTCATAAAAGATTTAAGCACAAAGATCGATTTGAAGAATGGAAAAAACTACAGGAATCTAGATTGAAAACCAAGAACTAA
- the rpsA gene encoding 30S ribosomal protein S1 encodes MSEETKITEEQVASDVQNAATPAVEEKQDPKQFLADFNWHKYEQGIEAVDEEKLKEFEEALKGTIGFVNESDVIEGTVVRITDRDAIIDINSKSEGVISLNEFRYNQNLAEGDTVEVLVDKREDSSGQLVLSHKKARVIKAWERVNNAHETGEVVNGFVKCRTRGGMIVDVFGIEAFLPGSQIDVKPIRDYDQYVEKTMEFKVVKINHEFKNVVVSHKALIEADIELQKKEIIGQLEKGQVLEGVVKNITSYGVFVDLGGVDGLVHITDLSWSRINHPNEVVELDQKLNVVILDFDDNKSRIQLGLKQLTAHPWEALDDTLKVGDKVTGEVVVLADYGAFVEVEQGVEGLIHVSEMSWSTHLRSAQDFVKVGDKVEAQVLTLDREDRKMSLGIKQLHPDPWTDITTKFPVGSTHTGTVRNYTNFGVFVELEEGIDGLVYISDLSWTKKIKHPSDFVTVGQKLDVQVLELDVENRKLNLGHKQTQDNPWDAHEATYAIGSTHEGTIKEKNDKGATVTFADGVEGFAPTRFLEKEDGSKLEKGDTVQFIVMEFSKEYRRVVVSHTSLFKEQERKNIKAAAKKSADAEKTTLGDIGGLADLKAQMEANAKKK; translated from the coding sequence ATGTCTGAAGAAACAAAAATTACTGAAGAGCAAGTAGCTTCTGATGTACAAAACGCAGCAACTCCTGCTGTAGAGGAAAAACAAGATCCAAAACAATTTTTAGCTGACTTTAACTGGCACAAATACGAACAAGGTATTGAGGCTGTTGATGAAGAAAAATTAAAAGAATTCGAAGAAGCTTTAAAAGGTACTATTGGTTTTGTTAATGAAAGTGATGTAATTGAAGGAACTGTAGTAAGAATTACAGATAGAGATGCAATTATAGACATTAACTCTAAATCTGAAGGTGTAATTTCGTTAAACGAATTTCGTTACAACCAAAATTTAGCAGAAGGAGATACAGTAGAAGTATTAGTTGACAAAAGAGAAGATTCTTCTGGTCAGTTAGTATTATCTCACAAAAAAGCGAGAGTAATTAAAGCTTGGGAAAGAGTAAACAATGCTCATGAAACAGGTGAAGTAGTTAATGGTTTTGTTAAGTGTAGAACTAGAGGTGGTATGATTGTAGATGTTTTCGGAATCGAAGCATTTTTACCTGGATCTCAAATTGATGTTAAACCAATTAGAGATTACGATCAGTATGTAGAGAAAACAATGGAATTTAAAGTTGTTAAAATCAACCATGAATTTAAAAATGTTGTTGTATCTCATAAAGCACTTATTGAAGCTGATATTGAATTACAGAAAAAAGAAATCATTGGTCAGTTAGAGAAAGGACAAGTATTAGAAGGTGTTGTTAAAAACATTACTTCTTATGGTGTGTTCGTAGATTTAGGTGGTGTAGATGGTTTAGTACACATTACAGATTTATCTTGGTCTAGAATCAATCATCCAAATGAGGTTGTGGAATTAGATCAGAAATTAAACGTTGTAATTTTAGACTTTGATGATAACAAATCTAGAATTCAATTAGGATTAAAACAATTAACGGCTCATCCTTGGGAAGCTTTAGACGATACTTTAAAAGTTGGTGATAAAGTAACTGGTGAAGTTGTTGTTTTAGCTGATTATGGAGCATTCGTAGAAGTAGAACAAGGAGTAGAAGGATTAATTCACGTTTCTGAAATGTCTTGGTCAACTCACTTACGTTCTGCACAAGATTTCGTAAAAGTTGGAGATAAAGTAGAGGCGCAAGTTCTAACTTTAGATAGAGAAGACCGAAAAATGTCTTTAGGTATTAAACAATTACATCCAGATCCTTGGACAGATATTACCACTAAATTCCCTGTAGGTTCTACACATACAGGTACTGTAAGAAATTACACAAACTTTGGTGTATTTGTTGAATTAGAAGAAGGTATTGATGGTTTAGTATACATTTCTGATTTATCTTGGACTAAGAAAATTAAGCACCCATCAGACTTTGTAACTGTTGGTCAAAAATTAGATGTTCAAGTATTAGAATTGGATGTTGAGAACAGAAAATTAAACTTAGGTCATAAGCAAACTCAAGATAATCCTTGGGATGCTCATGAAGCTACATACGCAATCGGTTCTACTCATGAAGGTACTATAAAAGAGAAAAACGATAAAGGTGCTACAGTAACTTTTGCTGATGGTGTTGAAGGTTTTGCTCCAACTAGATTTTTAGAGAAAGAAGATGGTTCTAAATTAGAAAAAGGAGATACTGTACAATTTATTGTTATGGAATTCTCTAAAGAATATAGAAGAGTAGTTGTATCTCATACTTCTTTATTCAAAGAACAAGAGCGTAAGAATATTAAAGCTGCTGCTAAGAAATCTGCAGATGCAGAAAAGACTACTTTAGGTGATATTGGAGGTCTTGCAGACTTAAAAGCGCAAATGGAAGCTAATGCTAAAAAGAAATAA
- a CDS encoding aminotransferase class V-fold PLP-dependent enzyme: MSLEQYFSQFRKEIIGINQTFTSPYGEQNLVYCDWTASGRLYRPIENKLTNEFGPFVANTHTETSTSGAAMTLAYHEARKIIKKHVNANSSDVLITTGSGMTGVVNKFQRILGLKVAEHLKDHTTIPEEIKPVVFVSHMEHHSNQTSWLETIADVEVVPCDEHGLLCLKEFEKCIKKHEHRAIKIASITSCSNVTGIKTNYHKVAKLIHSYNGLCFVDFACCAPYVDINMHPEDEDEYLDAIFFSPHKFLGGPGSAGVLIFNKKLYKNTIPDNPGGGTVSYTNPWGEHDYFDDVETREDGGTPAFLQTIRIALSIQLKEKMGTQKIKEREDEINAIVFTTLEQLKGVKILAPNQKKRLSIFSFYFEKYHFNLVVKLLNDRFGIQTRGGCSCAGTYGHFLLNVNQETSNKIKSQILEGCSTEKPGWVRLSLHPTITNKELDFVCTSLKELSVNIEEWALDYRYDATKNDYVHNTIAPIEKELVSSWFSI; this comes from the coding sequence ATGAGTTTAGAGCAGTATTTTTCACAGTTTAGAAAAGAAATTATTGGTATAAATCAAACTTTTACATCTCCTTATGGAGAGCAAAATTTGGTGTATTGTGATTGGACTGCAAGTGGTAGGTTATACAGACCTATAGAAAACAAACTCACTAACGAATTTGGGCCATTTGTTGCAAACACACATACAGAAACATCTACTTCTGGTGCTGCAATGACATTGGCTTATCATGAAGCTAGAAAGATTATTAAAAAGCATGTAAATGCTAATTCTAGTGATGTTTTAATTACAACAGGTTCAGGAATGACAGGTGTTGTAAATAAGTTTCAGAGAATTTTGGGTTTAAAAGTTGCTGAGCATTTAAAAGATCATACAACAATTCCTGAAGAAATAAAACCAGTTGTTTTTGTTTCTCATATGGAGCATCATTCCAATCAAACTTCTTGGTTAGAAACTATTGCAGACGTAGAAGTAGTTCCTTGTGATGAGCATGGTTTATTATGCCTTAAAGAATTTGAAAAATGCATTAAAAAGCATGAGCATAGAGCCATTAAAATTGCTTCCATAACTTCTTGTTCTAATGTAACAGGTATTAAAACAAATTACCATAAAGTAGCTAAACTAATTCATAGTTATAATGGTTTATGTTTTGTTGATTTTGCTTGCTGTGCACCTTATGTAGATATTAATATGCATCCAGAAGATGAGGATGAATATTTAGATGCAATCTTCTTTTCACCTCATAAATTTTTAGGAGGTCCAGGAAGTGCAGGTGTATTGATTTTTAATAAGAAATTATATAAAAATACTATTCCAGATAATCCAGGAGGAGGTACTGTTAGCTATACAAATCCTTGGGGAGAACATGATTATTTTGATGATGTAGAAACCAGAGAAGATGGAGGTACTCCAGCCTTTTTACAAACCATTAGAATAGCACTTTCAATTCAGTTGAAAGAGAAAATGGGTACACAAAAAATAAAGGAAAGAGAAGACGAAATTAATGCAATAGTATTTACTACTTTAGAACAATTAAAAGGTGTAAAAATATTAGCTCCAAATCAGAAAAAGAGACTTAGTATTTTTTCATTTTATTTCGAAAAATATCACTTTAATTTAGTGGTTAAATTGTTAAATGATCGTTTTGGAATTCAAACTAGAGGAGGCTGTTCTTGTGCAGGAACTTATGGTCATTTCTTATTGAATGTTAATCAAGAAACTTCCAATAAAATTAAAAGTCAAATTTTAGAGGGTTGTAGTACAGAAAAGCCTGGCTGGGTTCGTTTATCTTTGCATCCAACAATCACAAATAAGGAGTTAGATTTTGTGTGTACTTCTTTAAAAGAATTATCAGTAAATATAGAAGAGTGGGCTTTAGATTATAGGTACGATGCTACTAAAAATGATTATGTGCACAACACTATAGCTCCAATTGAAAAAGAGCTTGTTAGTTCTTGGTTTTCAATCTAG
- a CDS encoding RidA family protein → MKIKATITFLISLITILSCTNKEVNTVKHYKSHEESRKNVPFSDAVQVGNLYFLTGQIGKNHATGQLVKGGIEAETKQTLENIKDVLNHHNLELKDVVKCTVILADIEDFSQMNGIYRSFFKENLPARTTFAANLVAGAKIEIEVVAARK, encoded by the coding sequence ATGAAAATAAAAGCAACCATAACATTTCTAATCAGTTTGATTACAATTTTATCTTGTACAAATAAAGAGGTAAATACAGTTAAACATTATAAATCTCATGAAGAAAGTAGAAAAAATGTACCTTTTTCTGATGCTGTCCAAGTTGGTAATTTATATTTTTTAACAGGACAAATTGGTAAAAATCATGCTACAGGTCAATTGGTTAAAGGAGGTATAGAAGCAGAAACAAAACAAACTTTAGAAAACATTAAAGATGTGTTAAATCATCACAACCTAGAACTAAAAGATGTGGTAAAATGCACAGTTATTCTTGCCGACATTGAAGATTTTTCTCAAATGAATGGAATTTATCGCTCTTTTTTCAAGGAAAATCTACCTGCAAGAACTACATTTGCAGCCAATTTAGTTGCAGGTGCAAAAATTGAAATTGAAGTGGTTGCTGCAAGAAAGTAG
- a CDS encoding M24 family metallopeptidase has protein sequence MKIKLIFFITLSFLLIQCSPNDEIEQKIDPTAYWGDNPWPEIRKKRINTLLPNALKEANVDAWLVICRENNNDPLADHVGGENAGGTAAFLFYNDKSDSFHSIVFSPSGESTALDELDIHENVVPVERGKSAIEQAVSFIKAQNFNKIAINSSKSNSTADGLTYTQRTELENFLGNDKEKLVSSTEVVYNWLSIKLPEEVEILTKAAELTAQFQIEAYQQVVSGVSTDAEIAKFLKQKMAEYGVKDGWAPAQNPNVNSGPDRGHSHATDKVIMPGDVIQIDFGIKLYDRWVSDIQRFAYVLKEGETEAPKDIQFYWESGKAGSRAALAAMKPGIKGVDVDRAQRVLMEQAKSEYVMWSTGHPVGYVAHDVGPNLGGSQASHVRPASQKELKEGMTFAFDGFHAWKLSDGTEKTISVEEMAVVTKNGARYLTKPQEELILIKSK, from the coding sequence ATGAAAATCAAACTTATATTTTTTATAACACTTTCTTTTCTTTTAATACAATGTTCACCTAATGATGAGATAGAGCAAAAAATAGATCCTACTGCTTATTGGGGTGATAATCCTTGGCCAGAAATTCGTAAAAAACGTATAAATACTTTATTGCCAAATGCTTTAAAAGAAGCAAATGTAGATGCTTGGTTAGTAATTTGTAGAGAAAATAATAACGACCCTTTAGCAGATCATGTTGGAGGAGAAAATGCAGGAGGTACAGCTGCATTTCTTTTTTATAACGATAAGAGTGATAGTTTTCATTCAATTGTATTTTCACCTTCAGGAGAATCTACTGCTCTAGATGAATTAGATATTCATGAAAATGTTGTACCAGTCGAAAGAGGAAAATCTGCAATAGAGCAAGCTGTATCATTTATTAAAGCTCAAAATTTTAATAAAATAGCGATAAATTCATCTAAATCTAATTCAACTGCAGATGGTTTAACATATACGCAAAGAACTGAATTAGAAAACTTTTTAGGTAATGATAAAGAAAAGCTAGTCTCTTCAACAGAGGTTGTTTATAATTGGTTATCTATAAAATTACCTGAAGAAGTTGAAATATTAACAAAAGCAGCAGAATTAACTGCTCAATTTCAAATAGAGGCTTATCAACAAGTAGTTTCAGGTGTTTCTACAGATGCAGAAATTGCAAAATTTCTGAAGCAAAAAATGGCAGAATATGGAGTTAAGGATGGTTGGGCACCAGCACAAAATCCTAATGTAAATTCAGGTCCAGATAGAGGTCATTCTCATGCAACAGATAAAGTTATTATGCCTGGAGATGTTATTCAAATAGACTTTGGAATTAAATTGTATGACAGATGGGTTTCTGATATACAACGTTTTGCTTATGTTTTAAAAGAAGGTGAAACAGAAGCTCCAAAAGATATTCAGTTTTATTGGGAAAGTGGAAAAGCAGGTAGTAGAGCTGCTTTAGCAGCTATGAAGCCTGGGATAAAAGGAGTAGATGTAGATAGAGCTCAAAGAGTTTTAATGGAGCAGGCTAAAAGTGAATATGTAATGTGGTCTACAGGACATCCAGTAGGATATGTAGCACATGATGTTGGTCCTAATTTAGGAGGTTCTCAAGCATCTCATGTTAGACCTGCCTCGCAAAAAGAACTAAAAGAAGGTATGACCTTTGCTTTTGATGGTTTTCATGCCTGGAAACTCTCTGATGGAACAGAAAAGACAATTTCTGTAGAAGAAATGGCTGTTGTAACTAAAAATGGAGCACGTTATTTAACTAAACCTCAAGAAGAATTAATTTTAATAAAAAGTAAATAA
- a CDS encoding DUF6090 family protein, giving the protein MLHLFKKIRQKLLVEKRLSNYIFYAIGEVFLVVIGILLAIQFSNWNEKRNEVQKEIWYLDNIANDMFYQKETLLDLKNSFEKTLLLSQTILKDYYKNNSFENVDSLSFKLNQLMSTYKYPNIDNTYEELISSGKVSLIENYDLLTDIIDFYLNTDEVDFMFSTNEEQVFYEEVYSVLIKYSEVDISKFIESNDINKSDIEIQNYILSELKKPRVKLELTNAIKNKIIIVSDYLITVDESIADVDRMISAIDTEINTLQ; this is encoded by the coding sequence ATGCTTCATTTATTTAAAAAAATACGACAAAAACTTCTTGTTGAAAAAAGACTTAGTAATTATATTTTTTATGCTATAGGAGAAGTGTTTTTGGTAGTTATAGGTATTTTATTAGCCATACAATTTAGTAATTGGAATGAGAAAAGAAACGAAGTACAAAAAGAAATTTGGTACCTAGACAACATTGCAAATGACATGTTTTATCAAAAAGAAACATTATTAGATCTTAAAAATAGTTTTGAGAAAACTTTATTGTTATCTCAAACAATTTTAAAAGATTATTATAAAAATAATTCATTTGAAAATGTAGACAGTTTATCATTTAAACTTAACCAACTAATGTCTACTTATAAATACCCTAATATTGATAATACCTATGAAGAATTAATATCATCAGGAAAAGTGTCCTTAATAGAAAACTATGATTTACTTACAGATATCATAGATTTTTACCTAAATACAGATGAAGTAGATTTTATGTTTTCAACAAATGAAGAGCAAGTTTTTTACGAAGAAGTTTACAGTGTTCTAATAAAATATTCTGAAGTAGATATATCTAAATTTATAGAATCTAATGACATAAATAAAAGTGATATTGAAATTCAGAACTATATTTTATCTGAATTAAAAAAGCCTCGTGTAAAATTAGAGCTAACAAATGCCATCAAAAATAAAATAATTATAGTGTCTGACTATTTAATTACTGTAGATGAATCTATTGCTGATGTTGATAGAATGATTTCTGCAATTGATACTGAAATAAACACTTTACAATAG
- the cmk gene encoding (d)CMP kinase, with translation MTNKITIAIDGFSSTGKSTIAKLLAKKYNYVYVDTGAMYRAVSLYAKVNKFVGNDFLNKEELVNSLRNVSIKFKFNEVLGFAEVYLNNENVEKEIRTLEVSQLVSKVAAISEVRKKLVAEQQQMGKNGGVVMDGRDIGTVVFPDAELKLFMTASADKRATRRYKELIDRGDKVNYKDILFNVQERDRIDSTREDSPLLKADDAIEFDNSDMGINEQFERICSLVDKKLSQSS, from the coding sequence ATGACAAATAAAATTACAATTGCTATAGACGGTTTTTCTTCAACAGGTAAAAGTACTATTGCTAAATTATTGGCTAAAAAATATAATTATGTTTATGTAGACACTGGAGCAATGTATAGAGCTGTAAGTTTGTATGCTAAAGTCAATAAATTTGTAGGAAATGATTTTCTAAATAAAGAAGAATTGGTAAATAGTTTAAGGAATGTTTCTATTAAATTCAAGTTTAACGAGGTTCTTGGTTTTGCAGAAGTCTATTTAAATAATGAAAACGTAGAGAAAGAAATTAGAACTTTAGAAGTTTCTCAGTTAGTAAGTAAAGTTGCTGCAATTTCTGAGGTTCGTAAGAAATTGGTTGCAGAACAACAACAAATGGGGAAAAATGGTGGTGTTGTTATGGATGGAAGAGATATAGGAACTGTAGTTTTTCCTGATGCAGAACTTAAATTATTTATGACTGCTTCCGCAGACAAAAGAGCAACAAGACGTTATAAAGAACTTATTGATAGAGGAGATAAAGTAAATTATAAAGACATTCTTTTTAACGTTCAAGAAAGAGATAGAATAGATTCTACAAGAGAAGATTCACCACTATTAAAAGCTGATGATGCTATTGAGTTTGATAATTCTGATATGGGAATTAATGAGCAATTTGAAAGGATTTGCAGTTTAGTAGACAAGAAACTTTCTCAAAGCAGTTAA
- a CDS encoding 7-carboxy-7-deazaguanine synthase QueE produces the protein MDKKTKDLVDKGIMLPLMEEFYTIQGEGSHTGTAAYFIRVGGCDVGCHWCDVKESWNADLHPPTMAESIIDNVKKYTNTVVITGGEPLMWSMDYITELLQKNNIKTHIETSGAYSFSGKWDWFCLSPKKTKLPLAENYREADELKMIIHNKSDFDFAEEQAAKVGKKCQLFLQPEWSKKEKMTALIVDYVMKNPKWKVSLQTHKYLNIP, from the coding sequence ATGGATAAAAAGACAAAAGATTTAGTAGACAAAGGTATTATGCTTCCTTTGATGGAAGAATTTTACACAATACAAGGTGAAGGTTCTCACACAGGTACTGCTGCTTATTTTATTAGAGTTGGTGGTTGTGATGTGGGTTGTCATTGGTGTGATGTTAAAGAAAGTTGGAATGCAGATTTACACCCACCAACCATGGCAGAATCAATAATAGATAACGTAAAAAAATATACAAATACTGTTGTAATTACTGGTGGTGAACCTTTAATGTGGTCTATGGATTATATTACAGAATTACTTCAAAAAAATAATATTAAAACCCATATTGAAACTTCTGGAGCATATTCTTTTTCTGGAAAATGGGATTGGTTTTGTCTTTCACCAAAGAAAACAAAATTACCTCTAGCAGAAAACTATAGAGAGGCAGATGAATTAAAAATGATAATTCATAACAAATCAGATTTTGATTTTGCTGAAGAACAAGCTGCAAAAGTGGGCAAAAAATGTCAGTTATTTTTACAACCAGAATGGAGTAAAAAAGAAAAAATGACAGCGCTTATTGTAGATTATGTAATGAAAAATCCAAAATGGAAAGTTTCTTTACAAACTCATAAATATCTAAATATTCCTTAG